A stretch of the Archangium violaceum genome encodes the following:
- a CDS encoding aminotransferase class I/II-fold pyridoxal phosphate-dependent enzyme, with protein MLMSKPQRLQKLAAAVFTTMDEARKRKLATGADVINLSIGSPDLPPAPHITEAMAQAIRDPGNYGYPMKDLPAFREAVAGWYQRRFGVALNPDSEVLGLIGSQEGLAHITQALTDPGDLVLVPDPGYPIYTAGPVLAGAELHPVPLKAELGYLPDLESLPEDVKQRARLLILNYPSNPLAAVVRPGFFEQAVAFARRYGTVILHDAAYSELSFDGYRPPSFLETPGAREVGLEFNSLSKTYNLAGARIAYAVGNARLLGLLAEVKAHLDYGLFRPIQLAAVAALTGPQQCVADMAATYQRRRDVLVDGLNRLGWAVPKPKATMFCWAPVPRGFESSLAFAMALLEQACVTVVPGSGFGAMGEGHVRIALVQSEERLAEAVERIARSGILEKRAA; from the coding sequence ATGCTCATGAGCAAGCCCCAGCGTCTCCAGAAGCTCGCCGCCGCCGTCTTCACCACCATGGACGAGGCGCGCAAGCGCAAGCTCGCCACCGGTGCCGATGTCATCAACCTGTCCATCGGTAGTCCGGACCTGCCTCCCGCTCCGCACATCACCGAGGCCATGGCCCAGGCCATCCGGGATCCCGGCAACTACGGCTATCCGATGAAGGACCTGCCCGCCTTCCGCGAGGCGGTGGCCGGCTGGTACCAGCGGCGCTTCGGCGTGGCGTTGAACCCGGACTCGGAGGTGCTGGGGCTGATCGGCTCGCAGGAGGGCCTGGCCCACATCACCCAGGCGCTCACGGATCCGGGCGATCTCGTGCTGGTGCCCGATCCGGGCTACCCCATCTACACCGCCGGTCCCGTCCTGGCCGGCGCGGAGCTCCACCCCGTCCCCCTGAAGGCCGAGCTCGGGTACCTCCCGGATCTCGAGTCCCTGCCGGAGGACGTCAAGCAGCGCGCCAGGCTCTTGATCCTCAACTATCCGAGCAACCCGCTGGCCGCCGTCGTCCGGCCCGGGTTCTTCGAGCAGGCGGTCGCCTTCGCGCGCCGCTACGGCACGGTCATCCTGCATGACGCCGCCTACAGCGAGCTGAGCTTCGATGGATACAGGCCGCCGAGCTTCCTGGAGACTCCGGGTGCGCGGGAGGTGGGCCTGGAGTTCAACTCCCTGTCCAAGACGTACAACCTGGCGGGGGCGCGCATCGCCTACGCCGTGGGCAACGCGCGGCTCCTGGGCCTGCTGGCGGAGGTGAAGGCCCACCTCGACTATGGGCTCTTCCGTCCCATCCAGCTCGCCGCGGTCGCCGCCCTCACCGGGCCGCAACAGTGCGTGGCCGACATGGCCGCCACCTACCAGCGCCGCCGGGACGTGCTGGTGGACGGGCTCAACCGCCTGGGCTGGGCCGTCCCCAAGCCGAAGGCCACCATGTTCTGCTGGGCGCCCGTGCCGCGCGGCTTCGAGTCCAGCCTCGCCTTCGCCATGGCGCTGCTGGAGCAGGCCTGCGTCACCGTGGTGCCCGGCAGTGGCTTCGGCGCCATGGGTGAGGGCCATGTGCGCATCGCGCTCGTGCAGAGCGAGGAGCGGTTGGCCGAGGCCGTCGAGCGGATCGCCCGCTCGGGCATCCTGGAGAAGCGCGCGGCGTAG